The Pseudomonadota bacterium genome includes the window ACATCGTAGGCCTCGAAGCCCTCGTCCCCCTGGGCCACGTACAGGTACTCGCCGCGTAGCTGCAGACAGCCGACCCGATCGCCCGTGCGTTTGTCATAGGCCTCCTGCAGCACCCGGCCCTTCGCCTCGTGCTTGCGATACCAATCGGGATAGGCGTATTTATGGAGATAACTCCCGACCACGGCCTGCGGCTCGTCCCATTCGGTCACGCGCACCGCCTCGATCCTGTCCTCGGTCCCGGTCCAGGCGTTGTAGCCGACGAAGTTCACGAAGTTGGTACCGAGAAGGAGCAACTGCGCCATGATGGCGTTGTTGTCGTTGTCCTTGGAGATATGGCAATCGGTGCAGGTCTTGGTCTCGGTCTTGCGCTCAGTGTGCGGGAAATGGGGCGCGAAGGCCTGGGAGCTGAAACCGCTGGCCGAGACCGGCGGCTGCTGGATGTAAATGAGCTCGCGGTTGGCGTTGCGCGAGGACAAGATGAGCGCCGAGGAGGAGCGCACCGGGGCGATACGCCCGCCCTTGACCGGACCGTGCTTCCCGAGCTGGTACATGTCGTCGCGGGCCACCTGCGGGTTGTAGGTCGCATAGTTGCGCGCCTCCTCGTGGTCGAAATGCAGGCGCCTGGTCTTCCAGTTGGCCTGGATCGGCAGGTGACAGCCGCCGCAGCTCGTGGCCCAGGAGCTGTGGCAGGTGAAACAGGTCATGTCCTCGTTCTTGTGGGCGCGGTCGGCGGGTTTCACGTCCGGGCCCCAGGCCATGGAGGTCCCTTTGGTAACCGTCTTGGCACGGGCGGCCTTCGCGTTGTAATCGGGGTGCACCGGATCGAGCGTGTCCTTGACGAGCGAGAGCCGCCATTCCTTGGACGGATCGAGCGCCGAACGCTGGTACAGGCTCCCCGCCCGCCACTCGAAACGCGGGCGCCCGTCCTGGTTGCGGATGAGGCTCAGATCATTCCCGCCCTGGGGCGCCGCGGGACCGCTGGTGCGCAGGTTGGGGTAGTGATCGGTCGTGCCGTGACAGTCCTGGCAGTCGATCTCGATGGCCTGGGCGACCTCCCCATAGAGGTGCCCGTTGCCGTGCGAGTCCTGGGAGAAATGGCAGTCCATGCAGTGCATGCCGACATCGACGTGCACGGAGGACAGATGCACCGCCTTTCGAAACTTCGCGGGGTCCCGGTCGGACACCCGCTTGCCGTCCTTGTCGAGGAGATGCCCGCGGCGATCGCGCTTGTAGACGGCGCGGAAATTCCAGCCATGGCCGTGGTAGTCGGCGAACTGGGTGTCCTTCATCTCCGGGTTCCGGTCCCAGACCGTCTTGAGAAAATCGACATCGCCCCAGAGGCCGCGCATGGCCGCCTCCTCGGGGTTGCGCGTGGTGATCTCAAAGGCCTTCTGGTGCCCGATGATCTGCTTGGGATCGACGCCGGAGAGCAACCCCGCGTCCCAACTGCTCACATAGAGCTGATCCTTGGGCCACATCTTGGGGGCATCCGCCTCGTAGTCCCACATCGTGTAACCCAGATAGCTATTCACGAACATATTGGGCTGGTGCATGTGGCAGATCATGCACTGGCTGGACGGGATGGCACGCGTGAACTCGTGTTTCAAGGGATGGCCGCTCTCGCCCTTGGGGATGGTCTTGTCCACCGTCACCGTGGTGCCGTCATGACCTTGGCGCGCATACGGCCCGGAATGGCGCGGATCGCGGTCGTTGCTGTAGATCACATGGCACGAGGCGCAGCCCGAGGCGCGGTGATCGCCCGGCTGGTCGTTGGTCCCCATGAGCCCGGCCAGGGGGTCGTTCAGGCGCGTCTTGTGGAGGTTGATGACCGGCACCGCGATGCGCGCGCCGGTGCCCGGCCCGCGGTTCGATTGACGGGTGTCGGGCCGTCCCGGCTCCTCCAGGCGTTGCAATTGACCGAGCGCATCGGGCAGGCCGGTCTCCGGGAAAATGTTCCCGATGTTGCGCCCGCCGCGCTCGAAGATGCGGAACACATCCGCCGGCGGGAGCACCTCCCACATGGGCAGCGGCGCGAGGCTCGGCAGGACCCCGCGCGCCGCCATGGCGGGGGTCACGTCCGTCGCACTCTCCATGATGGTCCCGAGCGTAAGAGGATCGCCGCGTGATTCGGCCCGGGCGCGGTCTTCGCCTTTGAGGGGCTGGTGCGATTCGCCGACCACATAGCGCTTGAAGGGCAGGATCCCGTTGTTGTACGCCGCCCCGCCCCACAACATGGGCCCGGTCGTCATCATGCTGCGTTCCGCGGCCAGGATCTCGGGCAGGTGACAGGCACCGCAGGCCTCGCGCGCCACCCGGTAATCGCTCGGGTTGATGAAGCGGATGAACTCCGGGCTCTCCTGGTTGAGCATCGTATAGGAGCGGGGTGGGGTCGCGCTCTTGGGGTATTGCCAGAATCGCGGGTAGCGGGGCTGCACATGGGACTGGTCCAGTGCGGCCCGGTAAGCGGGGTCGCCGGGCTTACTGCCGGCGGGTTTACGCGCGGATGTGTCGCCGCCATGGCAATCCGTGCAGCCGAGGATCACGCCCGGATTCTCGTGCATCGAGATCTGGTCGGTCTCTTCGTGGCAGGTCAGACAGCCTTCGGTCTTCGATCGAGCCGCGGCCTCGGTCTGCTGGGCGGGGGCATCGGGCGTCGGTGGATAGGTAATCGACCGGGGGGTTTCGCCACCCGCGGCATACGCCGCCGACGTCACGGCCACCAAGGCCAGGGCGACGAGTGCGCCGTAGAGTGCCCGCCAGTGTGTCTCGATCATCACGTTCGCCGCCCTCGCCTGATCGGTGAAAACGCCTTAAAAGGTAAAAACAAAGTTGCCGAGCACCGAGAACGGGATCTCGTCCGCGAAGCTCTCTTCCGGGAAGAGATCGCGGAAGCCCTGGCCCGGGACCAGGATCGCGCCCGAGAGGCGCAACACGATGTTCTGGGTAAAGTACGGGCGGTAGATGATGGCCGCCGAGAGGTCCCAGCCGATATCGGAATCGACCCGCCTCTGGTTGCGCAACTGCTCCAGGACCGAGGTCTCGTCGAAGAACAGCTTGTTGAAGTTGGTCGAGAGGCGCAGCTCCGGGAGGATGTCGAAGTCGGCACCCAGCCCGTAGAGCTCGACACCGGGATTGGCGAAGTTCGATTGGCCGAGCTCCTTCGACGACCTGAGCGAGGGAAGCACCGAGTTCCGGCCGGTCAACTGGACCCCTCCCCCCCCGATGAGTGGAATGGCCTGACGGATAAAGTAGCTCGTGTCGTAGCCTGCGAAGATCGGGTTCTCGAAGATGGCGTCGAAGCCCTCGTCGGTATCGTCGAAGGGGTCGTCATCGCCGGTGGCGTAGAGCGCCGAGGCCCGTACCCGGATCCAATCGATGTCCAGGGAGGCCTCGCCGGCCAGGAACCAGGCCCGGATGTCGGTGGATTGATTGTTGAAGGCGTTGCGCGGCTGGTCGCCGAGGGCATAGTAGAACGACGTCGTGAGGTTCACCGGCCCGATATGTCCGTCGCCGTTGTAACCCAGATAGTGCACGTCGTAATCACGGCCGCGTTCGGTACCGAGTGTCGCGGGCCGCGCGAGAAACCCGTTGTCGTCGAAAAGGAGACCGTCGTCGCCCTCGCGGTTGCGGTTGTAGGCGTAGATCCCCTGGGAGGTATACCCGAGGAAGGGGAAGTCCTGGCGGTAGAGATTGCCGACCACGACATCGTCCTCGCGGAGCTCGTCGGAGATGTCGTTGAGACCGCTGTTGGTGTCCTTCTCCAGGCGCCGGAACCAGGCCAGGTTGTACTGCCAGATGTTGTTGTCGCGGGTGCCGAAGAGCCGTACCCCGAGCTGGTTGTCCTGGAACAGGAAACCGCGGAAATCCGTGGAGAACGGCTGGATCCCGAAGCGCACGCTGTCGAAATCGAAGCGGTCCGAGACGTTGCGGAGATGCACGTCCAGGAACAACTCCTGGATCCCGGGATGGGCGTCATCGCGGGTCTCCCCCTCGCGCGGGTCGATGTTGAGCACCCGCAGCTCCTCCACCTCGGTGTGGTTGAAGTTGAAGACCGGCGTGATGTGGAGCTCGTAGTCGGGGGGACGGAACACCGTGTCGCCCTTAAAGAGGATGAGGGCCAGGATCAAGTTATTGTTGAACAGGAACTGATCACTGTCCCCGAAGGTGTCGAGGGCATCGCCGCCGCGGCTCACCTGGGGTGCGACCGGCGTCGGCACGCGCCGCAGCTCTGTGGTCATGTCGTTGATGACGCTCACGTTGAAGAACCAATCGCGGTAGAAGGGGCGGTCGGACTTCAGGATGTTGCGGTTGTAGGGGTCATACCAGGGTTCCTTCACGAGACCCAGGTCCTTGGCCAGGCGCCAGCGGTCCGGGATCGGCAGGAAATCGCTGGGTGCGGCCGGCGCCGGAAGCGGGATGCGCTCCAAGCCGGTCGCCCGGTTCGGGTCCGGCAACTCTGCGTCCTGTGGGCCGGGCGGCTCGGGTTGTGCGCCTGGACGAGGGCGTTCTTCCTCGCCTGTGGGCGCGGCGGGCGGTGCTGCGGGCGCGGGAGTGGGGGCAGTCCCCTCTAACGCGCCGGGAAAGCGGCGTGACGCCTGGGCCAACAAGCGCCCGGTCGAGGCCTCTTGCGCATCCGATACCGTCGTACGACCCTCCGGGACCCCGGGCGCGGCTTCGTCAGGCGATGCCGGCTGGACGCCAAACAACACGAGCGGCAGAGCCGCAAAGCCCCAGGGGCGTGCTCGGCGAGCGATCCCGCCATCCGTTATTTGCCTTTGCATGGTGTCTGTACGTCGCTGCCGATGAAGGGGGCCACCGGGCACTGCACATAGCGCAGTCTCAGGGCCTGGCTGCCGCCCTGGGTAATGCGCACGCGGTCGGCGCGTAGGCCCTTCGGCGCATTCTTGATCCGGCCCCGCAGCGCCACGCTGGCGTTGTTGACGCCGAGGAAGGCGACCATGTCGTCCTGGTCTACGCCGTCGCCCGAGATCCCGAGGGCCCCCACTAGCGCCCCGCTCTTGAAGATGGGCACGCTGCCCGGGAAGATCTGGATGCCGTTGGCGAGCCGACCCAAGCCAATCGAGGGGGCATTCGACGTCCCGCAGTCCCGGATCGAGTTCGGCGGGTTCAACAGGGACCCGAGGACGTCTACCGCCACCAGGTCCAACTGGATGCCGACATTGAAGGGGCTCCACTCGTTGACGCCCGGCCGAAAACTGCCCCGCAAGGGACCACTGCTCTTGGCCGGCTTGCTCAATGGGCCGGTCGGTCCCGCTTCCACGCCGTCCGGGAAGAACGGCCGCGCGATGTTACCGATCGCGCGGTTGCTGTAGGCCACCCCGTCCGCGAAGACAAGGCCGCGGAACGGCGGGTCCACAAACGCCTGTGAGTCACGGACATACCCTGCCAGGGTCGAGTTGGCGGCGCTTAGGCTGGCCGCGGCATCCGGGCTCGAAAAGAAAGCCGCCGCGCGCGCCTTCTGCAAGGAGACGTCGATTCCGAAGATCGGGGCGTCGCGGGTGCGGGCGACACCCAGGATGGTGCCCTCGACATCGACCACCGAGAGCGTGACCCGGACCTGGCTGCCATTCGGCTGGCGGATATTGGCGCGCGCGCTGTTCGCGACCTTGATACCCTCGCGCAAGAGCGTCCGGACCTCGCTCGCGGCCAGGTGTTGCCCGTCGTTCAAGGCACCGGCGATGGGCGGGAAGCGGTTGACGAAACGCCGGTCGGCGAGCACGAAGGCGTCCAATCCTCGGCCGAACAAGGGGGGCCTCACCCGGTCGGCCGGTATGATCCCCGATGCCCGCTGGCCGAACGCGGTACCGCGCCGCACGACCGGGGGACTTGGGTAGAACCCGCCCGCGGTGACCAGCGTGCCCAGCCGCCCGTCGATGCGGCTGAAGGCGGGCGCCGATCCGGGATCGGACAGCAGATCGCCGGCGTCCGCATCGGAAAAGCGGAGCAGGAGACCTCCCACGGCGATACGATCCGCCCGCCGGTTCTCGGGGGCGTCGAAGCCCACCGTGCCGGCCAGCGCGATCAGCTCGTCGACGCTCTGATCCACATCGAAGATGTTGGCATCGACGCCGTAGATCCCGTCGGCAATGACGCCGATCCCGCCCACCGGGGTGCCCCTGAGGAAGAGCGGCAAGCCACCGGGATCGGCGGACAGGCCCAGGGGCGAGCGGCGCGGTCCGATGCCGACCGCCTCGCCTTGCTGGACCAGGTCCCCGCAGGGGAGCTGACTGAACTGGACACCGAACAAAGGCCCCGACGGCTGGCCGCGCTCCCCCGGATTGAAGAACTCCTGCACGATCTGGTTGGCCGTGCGGGTGCTGAAGGCGTTCCCCTCACTCGACAGATAGGCCGCGGTGATGGCCTTCGAGATGGCCGCAAAAGAAGACGGGACCCCGGGCGGCGCCCCAGGGATAGGTAATTGGATCTCTTCGAGCCCGGCGGCGCCGGGCGGCGGCCGCCGCTTGCTGAACCGACCGGACGTAATGCGGGCGAACGGCGGCGCCCCGTTCATCTGAAACACGGCCAGAACGTTGCCCACGCGATCCGCCACCGCGATGGTGGCCCGGCGGTTGCGCGCCCGGGCCTCGGCCACGGCCTGGGCGATGATGCGCTGGACCTGGGACGCCCGGAGAAAGGTGCCGGCGTTGGCGCAAGAGCCGACGCAGTTGCTGTTCGCGGCCTGGCCCCCGCCGGCCGCAAAGACCGCAACCAGGAAGAGCAGTGCCCGGCAGGCCACCCACGTCGAAGCCGATGGCATCGCCCTCAGCCCCCCTCGATGTTCGTTCCTTGTAAAACTCACGTCGCCCCTCCAGCGGATCCTCGCCAACGACAATGAGATAGGTTGCTCTGCTAAACCAATCTCGCCGCGCACCTCAAGACCTATCGGGTGCCTCGGTAAGTTCACGCTTCCTGCGCTAGAGACACCCCTATCTCCCTCCCCTGTCCGCGCTTTTCGCGGACGGGGGAGGGTCGTGGTGGGGGTTAGGCCTATCCCTGTTGACCAAACCCTGTCCCGGCCGCGGCGCCTTTACCCCCACCCTAACCCTCCCCCGCTCCGCGCAGGGGAGGGGACCGGGAAAACACTCCGCGACTCGCGGGAGAACTCGGACATGCGAGGACCGAGATCCCCGAGGGCGGGCACCGCCCCCCTGACCACCCGACCTTCCCCTAAAACGTGAAGTTCACACCGACCGCAAAGCCCTTGGTGACGTCGGAACGGTCCTGGGTTGGCTCATCGAACTCGGTGCTGATGTTCTGGTACCGGTAGCCAGCGTACACGGTGGCGGCGGATAGCGGCATATGGGGAGCCAGACCCTGTGTCCCGTGGGTGTACGAGAAGCCGAGCTCTGCGACATCATATGTGGCATCGAGATCCGGCCCCCGAAAATCACTGCCAGTAGTGCGGTTCACATCCCGGATCTCCGCATCCATGAACCCATGGGCATAGCTCGCGTATACTCCGAACCCGCGGCCGATGGGCACCGATGCGGCGATGCCGATGGTCGGCCCCTCGATATCGATGTCGCTGAACTGTCTGGAGAAGTCGGTTCGGGTTTCTCCTGTGCTGAGGTTTAGGGTTTCCTGGGTCACGAAGAAATCGATCTCCTGGCGCACCTTCTTGTAACCACCCAAGAGGGCGACGTAAGGGTGGATATAAACGCCGCCCGAGACATCCCACTCATAGCGATCACCCGACGTTGAAAACACTGCGGTGTTTACGGCTCCAGCATCGGCACTACCATCGCCGTCCGTGTCCACGAACGCCGATGTCGTGGCCTCCAAATCATCGAAGTCAAACCCGGTCTTGGCGTAATAGCTGCCGGTCACGAACAGCCACTTGTACCTGGCGCTGATCTGAGGGATCGGTACCGGCTGTATGTCCGATTCCTGATTGTCGGGGGCGGTGTCACTTGATTCAACGAAGACGTCCCCTGGTGCTGCGATCGTACCGGGTGTCTCAAGGACGGTCGACAGGAAGCTGTCCCGTTGCCAGTCACTGATCCAGATCTTGACCCCCACGGTCGCGGAGAAGTCCTGTCTCCAGTCCGGCGAGAGCCAGCCCGAGAAGCCGTCCCAAACGGTCGGCCCCGTGGCGTCGTCCGCGAACGCGGCGAAGGGGCTTAGTAGCGTCAATGCAGCGGTCCTCAAACAGAGTCTCTTGTTCACGGTGATGTTCCCCTCGACATACTCATAGATATACCTATACGCTGAACCACACCCCCACCCCTGCGCTAGGGACATCAGGGGGATACGGGTCCCTTCGCGCCTCGGCGCTCTTCGGCATGCGCTGCCCTCATACGTCTATATAATACAACATTGGACGGCGCGCAAGTGGTATCGGTGCAACAGTGTGCAATGGAGCCATCTCACGGGCCGGTGCCGGTCCTGCGATCGAGCCGAGGTTCGTCCGTGGCGTGCCCGGCGACCGCTGCGCCGTCGCTCACTCCGTGCCCTTGGCGTAGTGCCCAAAGGTCCAATGGAGATTGAGGCCGGTCGGATGTCCTGCCGGACCGGCGCGGAGTCTGGGGAGGACCTCCGCGCGAAGCAGCAGGCGGATCAATTCCTCGCGGCAGTCGCGCTCGGGCACCTCGGCGAAGTAGCGCTGATTGGCGGGCAGGAGGGCCAGGGCGATGACATCTTCCTCACTCAAGACCGACATCGCGGTCGAGGTAGCACCGAAAAAGCGCCTGCAGAGTTGTGTGTGGATCTCGGAGACGTCGGTCGGGACCGGCAGCACCTGCTTGTCGCCCAGCGCCCGGAGGCGGGCGCGCTCGCTGGCGGTGAGACGCTTCGTGATCTCCCGAATGCGGGCCGGCAGGGCGTGATAGAGCGCGCGCTCCGCTTCGGGTAGCTTCGCGATGATCGCAGGCAAACGTCGCTCGTCATCCAGGACCTCGGCGATCACCCCACGCAATAGACGATTCGCGGCATGGATCACACAGGCATCGGCGGGTGCCGGTGCCGTGTCCGGCGAGTTCCACAAGAACACGCCATCGGGCTTCAACGCCTCGGCGATGCCGTCGACCAGGGCCGGCAGGGCCTTGGGTTGCACCAGGTGCAGGACCATGCTGGCGAAAACCACATCGACGCCCTCCGGGCCCCCGATCTCCGAGAGCCGGATACGACCGGACGCGCGCTGAGGGCGGGCACGGGAGGGAGCCCCTACCGCCACGATCTCGGAAAGCCGGCGGATGCGGCCGGTCGCGGCGTCCTTGAGGGACTCGAAACGCACAAAGGGCAGCCCCTCGAGCAGTTCGTGGGCTTTGGCGAACCAGCCCGAGGGCAGGTCCAGCACCAGCAACTCGAAGGCGATGCCGCGGGTGTCGAAGCGTTTCAGGAGACCTTTGTCCGCGAGGCCGTGGATCAGCTCCAGTGTCGCAAGTCCGGTACCGGCCCCGTAGTCCACGAGGCGCAGGGCGCGCCCGGTCCGGGGCGCGGACTCGATCCCGGCCAAGCGCCGCTCGACCTCATCCAGGATCGCCGCGACCAGGGCACCGGTGCTCGCGAAACACCAGCGTCGCGGATGCTCGATGCCGCCGTCCCGATAGAGAAACCGGTGCAAGGTCTCGCCGTCCTCCCGATCCTCCGAGCCATCCGGCCGCCAGCCGGGGTGCTCCTCTGGGATGCCCAATGTGGTTGACTCAGGCTTTTCTGCTCTTTCCCCCTGCTTATTTAGATATTTCTGGCACGGGGAAGGTTGGGATGGGGGTCGAGCGGTCGGAACATCCTTTGACCCTCTAGAGTCGTCGCAGCCTCCGGGCGCTCTACCCTGACCCTGCCCGCTCTCTCCAAGGGGGAGGTTTCTAAATTCACCAGCATTGTGCCGGACACAAGGCTTGAGCGTTTGGAGCCACCCCGGATCGGACGTCTTGAAGCGATTCAAGCTAATCGCCACGAATGGCAGGCGCGAGGGATAGACCTTGTGTTGGTAAGGGATGGATCGGAGCCCGGCCTCTTCCGCGAGGCTCATGAAGGCGTCGAAGTCGACCGGATACTGGTTGGAGTAGCCATGGTAGGTGTCGAAGGCCGTCGCGTGCGTGCAGCCGCCGTAGCGCCAGGCGATCTCCGGCGCCACATCGTGGGCCTCGATGATGATGAGCCCGTGCTGCTTGGTATACGGGATCCAGCGCCTCAGGTGCTCCACGAGGTTCTGTTCGAGCAAGGCGTTCGGGATCGCCCGGCCTTCCTCGTCCGCGTAGGCGCCGGTGGACATCGCTCGGCGAGGATAGAGAGAGAGTTTGGGCGCCTGCTCGCGGGGCTCGGTGTAGCGGCGGTTGTGGTCGATGAAGGCGCGGATGTGCAGGCCGTCCTCGATCGCGAGCCCGACTTCCCGAAGCGCCGCGGCAAAATTTTCCGGATCGGTGATGTCGCCGAATAGCGCGATGTGCGGCACGCCGGCGGCCTCGAGACGCCGGCGCGCGACCGCGAGGGCGCTCACGTTGTAATCCGCGCCGACCATGACCAGGGGATGCTCGTCGAGCTTCTCGCCGCGCAATGTCTCGCGGCAGACGAGCTGGTAGATCCTGTCGAGCCACACGCCGTCCCCGCAGCCCATGTCCGCGACGAAACGCGCTTGCTCGGCGATGGGCTCGCGGTTGAAGACCTCGCGGATGATCGCATCGGCGTCCTCGAAGTAACGCCGGTGGGCCACCCCGCTCGCGAGCACGTTGAGGGTACGCTCGACATGCGTCTCCTCCTGCCCGGGTTCACGGTGAGTGACGTTCTTCACCGAATCGAACAGGAGCCGGGGGAGTTGGCAGAACAGCGGCAGGTAGGAGAGGGTGAGGCCATAGTGCAGCGTGAACTCGCAGGCCACTCTACCTTTTTCGGTAAAGCTCCAAGCGTCCCCATGAGTCAAAGACCCATGAGTCAAAGATGGTTCCCGCCGGACCC containing:
- a CDS encoding heme-binding protein — translated: MPSASTWVACRALLFLVAVFAAGGGQAANSNCVGSCANAGTFLRASQVQRIIAQAVAEARARNRRATIAVADRVGNVLAVFQMNGAPPFARITSGRFSKRRPPPGAAGLEEIQLPIPGAPPGVPSSFAAISKAITAAYLSSEGNAFSTRTANQIVQEFFNPGERGQPSGPLFGVQFSQLPCGDLVQQGEAVGIGPRRSPLGLSADPGGLPLFLRGTPVGGIGVIADGIYGVDANIFDVDQSVDELIALAGTVGFDAPENRRADRIAVGGLLLRFSDADAGDLLSDPGSAPAFSRIDGRLGTLVTAGGFYPSPPVVRRGTAFGQRASGIIPADRVRPPLFGRGLDAFVLADRRFVNRFPPIAGALNDGQHLAASEVRTLLREGIKVANSARANIRQPNGSQVRVTLSVVDVEGTILGVARTRDAPIFGIDVSLQKARAAAFFSSPDAAASLSAANSTLAGYVRDSQAFVDPPFRGLVFADGVAYSNRAIGNIARPFFPDGVEAGPTGPLSKPAKSSGPLRGSFRPGVNEWSPFNVGIQLDLVAVDVLGSLLNPPNSIRDCGTSNAPSIGLGRLANGIQIFPGSVPIFKSGALVGALGISGDGVDQDDMVAFLGVNNASVALRGRIKNAPKGLRADRVRITQGGSQALRLRYVQCPVAPFIGSDVQTPCKGK
- a CDS encoding class I SAM-dependent methyltransferase; amino-acid sequence: MIEPETTISRAAPALLRTLFLHHDGIVVGATLAALGRSGVLALLLREGRVAMHEILRACPARPGYLHVALRCLALQGWLEREGEPASDAMVFSVTPRGRHASAAFDVYREVAAFVYSGVPFSRYLFGQRSVIHTGVIQAGVIEREVIDPPFERYAELVARSAQGYGLASEEFETIRAHLDGMLAGPSMIALKQRGLLAHGEFRFPAGGMTRDRLSVVLALLQHLGWVRREPSLTHGSLTHGDAWSFTEKGRVACEFTLHYGLTLSYLPLFCQLPRLLFDSVKNVTHREPGQEETHVERTLNVLASGVAHRRYFEDADAIIREVFNREPIAEQARFVADMGCGDGVWLDRIYQLVCRETLRGEKLDEHPLVMVGADYNVSALAVARRRLEAAGVPHIALFGDITDPENFAAALREVGLAIEDGLHIRAFIDHNRRYTEPREQAPKLSLYPRRAMSTGAYADEEGRAIPNALLEQNLVEHLRRWIPYTKQHGLIIIEAHDVAPEIAWRYGGCTHATAFDTYHGYSNQYPVDFDAFMSLAEEAGLRSIPYQHKVYPSRLPFVAISLNRFKTSDPGWLQTLKPCVRHNAGEFRNLPLGESGQGQGRAPGGCDDSRGSKDVPTARPPSQPSPCQKYLNKQGERAEKPESTTLGIPEEHPGWRPDGSEDREDGETLHRFLYRDGGIEHPRRWCFASTGALVAAILDEVERRLAGIESAPRTGRALRLVDYGAGTGLATLELIHGLADKGLLKRFDTRGIAFELLVLDLPSGWFAKAHELLEGLPFVRFESLKDAATGRIRRLSEIVAVGAPSRARPQRASGRIRLSEIGGPEGVDVVFASMVLHLVQPKALPALVDGIAEALKPDGVFLWNSPDTAPAPADACVIHAANRLLRGVIAEVLDDERRLPAIIAKLPEAERALYHALPARIREITKRLTASERARLRALGDKQVLPVPTDVSEIHTQLCRRFFGATSTAMSVLSEEDVIALALLPANQRYFAEVPERDCREELIRLLLRAEVLPRLRAGPAGHPTGLNLHWTFGHYAKGTE